One Aquila chrysaetos chrysaetos chromosome 22, bAquChr1.4, whole genome shotgun sequence genomic window carries:
- the LOC115334439 gene encoding LOW QUALITY PROTEIN: protocadherin alpha-2-like (The sequence of the model RefSeq protein was modified relative to this genomic sequence to represent the inferred CDS: inserted 2 bases in 1 codon; deleted 1 base in 1 codon), with the protein MGICGPPRQCWGPVVRVLVLQAAWALGGGQVRYSVPEEAKAGTVVGRLAQDLGLEAGEPEARRLRLVAQGRRASVEVSGASGALVVSSRLDREELCGKSAPCALRLEVLVERPLRVFHVELEVTDINDNAPLFPAARKNLSLAELTTVPGSRFPLEGASDADVGANAQLSYTLSPSEYFTLDVKSSDENRKSLFLVLAKSLDRETMAEHRLVLTAIDGGRPSLTGTMELVISVLDANDNAPQFNQSVYKVQLPESAAEGTLVVRVNATDPDEGLNSEFYYSIVSSLPAVNRGVFTIDPKTGEIRLTGALDYENVRFHEIQIEARDKGWPPLSGHCSVELEVLDVNDNAPEVWVTSLSVPVPEDAAVGTVVALLSVSDRDSGANGRVRCAVWPAAPFGLVATFAGSYSLVLREALDRERVSEYEVEVRAEDGGAPALRASRGVRVPVSDVNDNAPAFAQAVYTVLARENNAAGAELARLWARDPDEAGNGRVSYSVAEGVGGGAVAGGGWRAASSYVSVDAESGRLWALQPLDYEEVQVLQFEVRAVDAGEPPLCGNATVQLFVVDENDNAPALLPAAGGGPXAAGAAGSAASGPGSGSGALWAWAAWGAPAGQVVAKIRAVDADSGYNAWLRYELWEPRGKGPFRVGLYSGEVSTARALEEADGPRQRLVIVVRDHGEPARSATATLSVSLVEGAEAALAAAGSSSSGAGLRPAAGAEGGAAAAAAAAATNNVWLVVAICAVSSLFLLAVVLYGASRWAPRAAVLSGPGPATLVCASEVGSWSYSQRQSRSLCVAEGAGKSDLMVFSPNFPPPPGPAAKETQPEAPALVDTVSAPPFVASRPFPLLVALVARPLGRRWWESSSGGGGLAGASGLAGVS; encoded by the exons ATGGGCATTTGTGGACCACCACGGCAGTGCTGGGGGCCCGTGGTGcgggtgctggtgctgcaggcGGCCTGGGCGCTGGGCGGCGGGCAGGTGCGCTACTCGGTGCCGGAGGAAGCCAAGGCCGGGACGGTGGTGGGCCGGCTGGCGCAGGACCTGGGCCTGGAGGCGGGCGAGCCGGAGGCGCGTCGGCTGCGGCTGGTGGCGCAGGGCCGGCGGGCGAGCGTGGAGGTGAGCGGGGCGAGCGGGGCGCTGGTGGTGAGCTCGCGGCTGGACCGGGAGGAGCTGTGCGGGAAGAGCGCGCCGTGCGCCCTGCgcctggaggtgctggtggaGCGGCCGCTGCGCGTCTTCCACGTGGAGCTGGAGGTGACCGACATCAACGACAACGCCCCGCTCTTCCCCGCCGCCCGGAAAAATCTCAGCCTCGCGGAATTAACCACGGTGCCCGGTTCTCGGTTCCCGCTGGAGGGCGCGTCGGATGCAGACGTCGGAGCCAACGCGCAGCTCTCCTATACCCTCAGCCCCAGCGAGTATTTTACGCTGGATGTTAAATCCTCTGACGAGAACAGGAAATCCCTGTTCCTGGTGCTCGCGAAATCTCTGGACCGCGAGACGATGGCTGAGCACCGTTTGGTGTTGACGGCGATTGACGGGGGCCGTCCATCGCTGACGGGCACGATGGAGCTGGTGATCTCGGTGCTGGACGCCAACGACAACGCGCCCCAGTTCAACCAGTCGGTGTATAAAGTGCAGCTGCCAGAGAGCGCTGCAGAGGGGACGTTAGTGGTGCGGGTGAACGCCACGGATCCAGACGAGGGTCTCAATAGTGAGTTCTATTATAGCATCGTTAGTTCCCTTCCTGCTGTTAACAGAGGTGTCTTCACCATTGATCCCAAGACGGGCGAAATCAGACTGACGGGCGCCCTGGACTATGAAAACGTCCGTTTCCACGAGATACAAATCGAAGCGAGAGACAAAGGTTGGCCCCCGCTGTCGGGTCACTGCAGCGtggagctggaggtgctggacgtgaacgacaacgcgccggAGGTGTGGGTGACGTCGCTGTCGGTGCCGGTGCCGGAGGACGCGGCGGTGGGGACGGTGGTGGCGCTGCTGAGCGTGTCGGACCGGGACTCGGGGGCGAACGGTCGGGTGCGCTGCGCGGTGTGGCCGGCGGCGCCGTTCGGGCTGGTGGCGACGTTCGCGGGCTCGTACTCGCTGGTGCTGCGGGAGGCGCTGGACCGGGAGCGGGTGTCGGAGTACGAGGTGGAGGTGCGGGCGGAGGACGGCGGGGCGCCGGCGCTGCGCGCCAGCCGCGGGGTGCGGGTGCCGGTGTCGGACgtgaacgacaacgcgccggCGTTCGCGCAGGCCGTGTACACGGTGCTGGCGCGGGAGAACAACGCGGCGGGCGCGGAGCTGGCGCGGCTGTGGGCGCGGGACCCGGACGAGGCGGGCAACGGGCGCGTGAGCTACTCGGTGGCGGAGGGCGTGGGCGGGGGCGCGGTGGCGGGCGGGGGGTGGCGGGCGGCGTCGAGCTACGTGTCGGTGGACGCGGAGAGCGGGCGGCTGTGGGCGCTGCAGCCGTTGGACTACGAGGAGGTGCAGGTGCTGCAGTTCGAGGTGCGGGCGGTGGACGCGGGGGAGCCGCCGCTGTGCGGCAACGCCACGGTGCAGCTGTTCGTGGTGGACGAGAACGACAACGCGCCGGCGCTGCTCCCGGCTgccgggggcgggcc ggcggcgggggccgcgggctCGGCGGCGTCGGGGCCGGGCTCGGGCTCGGGGGCGCTGTGGGCGTGGGCGGCGTGGGGGGCGCCGGCTGGGCAGGTGGTGGCGAAGATCCGCGCGGTGGACGCGGACTCGGGCTACAACGCGTGGCTGCGCTACGAGCTGTGGGAGCCGCGGGGGAAGGGCCCGTTCCGCGTGGGGCTGTACAGCGGCGAGGTGAGCACGGCGCGGGCGCTGGAGGAGGCGGACGGCCCGCGGCAGCGGCTGGTGATCGTGGTGCGGGACCACGGGGAGCCGGCGCGCTCGGCCACGGCCACGCTGAGCGTGTCGCTGGTGGAGGGCGCCGAGGCGGCGCTGGCGGCCGCGGGCTCGTCGTCGTCGGgggcggggctgcggccggcggcgggcgcggagggcggcgcggcggcggcggcggcggcggcggcgacgaaCAACGTGTGGCTGGTGGTGGCCATCTGCGCGGTGTCGAGCCTGTTCCTGCTGGCGGTGGTGCTGTACGGGGCGTCGCGGTGG GCGCCGCGGGCGGCCGTGCTGTCGGGGCCCGGTCCGGCGACGCTGGTGTGCGCCAGCGAAGTGGGGAGCTGGTCGTACTCGCAGCGCCAGAGCCGGAGCCTGTGCGTGGCGGAGGGCGCGGGCAAGAGCGACCTGATGGTTTTCAGCCCCAacttcccgccgccgcccggccccgcggcgaAGGAGACGCAGCCGGAGGCGCCCGCTCTCGTGGACACGGTCAGTGCCCCCCCCTTTGTCGCCTCTCGCCCCTTCCCCCTTCTTGTGGCCCTGGTCGCCCGGCCCCTGGGCAGGCGCTGGTGGGAGTCGAGCTCAGGCGGTGGGGGCTTGGCGGGTGCTTCGGGCTTGGCGGGTGTTTCTTAA